The Methanothermobacter tenebrarum genome window below encodes:
- a CDS encoding ferredoxin has product MVLLYLLELDRTMCVSCGTCIDICPEVFEFTNDGLSSIKDVEISDLQKLEMDDPLCTEDAMENCPSGAIKVYRD; this is encoded by the coding sequence GTGGTATTATTGTATCTTTTGGAACTTGATCGTACAATGTGTGTTTCTTGTGGTACTTGTATTGATATTTGTCCTGAAGTTTTTGAATTTACCAATGACGGGCTCTCGTCGATAAAAGATGTTGAAATTTCTGACTTGCAGAAATTAGAAATGGATGATCCGTTATGCACTGAAGATGCCATGGAAAATTGCCCGAGCGGGGCTATAAAGGTTTATAGGGATTAA